A stretch of Prionailurus bengalensis isolate Pbe53 chromosome E4, Fcat_Pben_1.1_paternal_pri, whole genome shotgun sequence DNA encodes these proteins:
- the THBS3 gene encoding thrombospondin-3 isoform X2, with product MPCLPRAARLEFQEVIDLLTVGESRQMTAVAEKIRTALLTAGDIYLLSTFRLPPKQGGVLFGLYSRQDNTRWLEASVVGKINKVLVRYQREDGKVHAVNLQQAGLADGRTHTALLRLRGPSRPSLALQLYVDCKLGDQHAGLPGLAPIPPAEVDGLEIRTGQKAYLRMQGFVESMKMILGGSMARVGALSECPFQGDESIHRAVTNALHSILGEQTKALVTQLTLFNQILVELRDDIRDQVKEMSLIRNTIMECQVCGFHEQRSHCSPNPCFRGVDCMEVYEYPGYRCGPCPPGLQGNGTHCGDINECAHADPCFPGVSCINTMPGFRCEACPQGYKGTRVSGVGIDYARASKQVCQDIDECSDGNNGGCDPNSICTNTVGSFKCGPCRLGFVGNQSQGCVPARTCHSPAHSPCHVHAHCLFERNGAVSCSCNVGWAGNGNVCGTDTDIDGYPDQALPCMDNNKHCKQDNCLLTPNSGQEDADNDGVGDQCDDDADGDGIKNVEDNCRLFPNKDQQNSDTDSFGDACDNCPNVPNNDQKDTDGNGEGDACDNDVDGDGIPNGLDNCPKVPNPLQTDRDEDGVGDACDSCPEMSNPTQTDADSDLVGDVCDTNEDSDGDGHQDTKDNCPQLPNSSQLDSDNDGLGDECDGDDDNDGIPDYVPPGPDNCRLVPNPNQKDSDGNGVGDVCEDDFDNDAVVDPLDVCPESAEVTLTDFRAYQTVVLDPEGDAQIDPNWVVLNQGMEIVQTMNSDPGLAVGYTAFNGVDFEGTFHVNTVTDDDYAGFLFSYQDSGRFYVVMWKQTEQTYWQATPFRAVAQPGLQLKAVTSVSGPGEHLRNALWHTGHTPDQVRLLWTDPRNVGWRDKTSYRWQLLHRPQVGYIRVKLYEGPQLVADSGVIIDTAMRGGRLGVFCFSQENIIWSNLQYRCNDTVPEDFEPFRRQLLQGRA from the exons ATGCCCTGTCTTCCCAGAGCAGCAAGGCTTGAGTTTCAAGAAG TGATTGACCTGCTGACTGTGGGCGAGTCTCGGCAGATGACCGCTGTGGCAGAGAAGATCCGGACCGCCCTGCTCACTGCTGGAGACATCTACCTCTTGTCCACCTTCCGCCTGCCCCCCAAACAGGGTGGTGTCCTCTTTGGCCTCTACTCTCGGCAGGACAACACACGATGGCTGGAGGCCTCTGTTGTGGGCAAAATCAACAAAG TGCTGGTGCGGTACCAGCGGGAGGACGGCAAGGTCCACGCGGTGAACCTGCAGCAGGCGGGCCTGGCCGACGGGCGCACGCACACGGCTCTCCTGCGACTCCGAGGTCCCTCCCGACCCAGCCTCGCCCTGCAGCTCTACGTGGACTGCAAACTGGGTGACCAGCACGCCGGGCTCCCAGGGCTGGCCCCCATTCCTCCAGCGGAGGTGGATGGGCTGGAGATTAGGACCGGACAGAAGGCTTATTTGAGGATGCAG GGCTTTGTGGAGTCTATGAAAATGATTCTGGGCGGGTCCATGGCCCGGGTGGGAGCCCTGAGTGAGTGTCCGTTCCAGGGGGACGAGTCCATCCACAGAGCAG TGACCAACGCGCTCCATTCCATCCTGG GGGAGCAGACCAAGGCGCTGGTCACCCAGCTCACCCTCTTCAACCAGATCCTGGTGGAGCTGCGGGATGACATCCGAGACCAG GTGAAGGAAATGTCCCTGATCCGAAACACCATCATGGAGTGTCAGGTGTGCG GCTTCCACGAGCAGCGTTCGCACTGCAGCCCCAACCCCTGCTTCCGCGGCGTGGACTGCATGGAGGTGTACGAGTACCCCGGCTACCGCTGCGGGCCCTGCCCCCCCGGCCTGCAGGGAAATGGCACCCACTGCGGCGACATCAATGAG TGTGCCCACGCGGACCCTTGTTTTCCTGGCGTCAGCTGCATCAACACCATGCCCGGCTTCCGCTGTGAGGCCTGTCCCCAGGGCTACAAAGGCACGCGGGTGTCCGGTGTGGGTATTGACTACGCCCGCGCCAGCAAACAG GTCTGCCAGGACATCGACGAATGCAGTGACGGTAACAACGGTGGCTGCGACCCCAACTCCATCTGCACCAACACTGTG GGTTCCTTCAAGTGTGGTCCCTGTCGCCTGGGCTTCGTGGGCAACCAGAGCCAGGGCTGCGTCCCCGCCCGCACCTGCCACAGCCCAGCCCACAGCCCCTGCCACGTCCACGCGCACTGTCTCTTTGAACGCAACGGGGCCGTGTCCTGCTCG TGTAACGTGGGCTGGGCCGGGAACGGGAACGTGTGTGGGACCGACACGGACATCGACGGCTACCCGGACCAGGCCCTGCCCTGCATGGACAACAACAAACATTGCAAGCAG GACAATTGCCTTTTGACCCCCAACTCTGGCCAGGAAGATGCTGATAACGATGGCGTGGGGGACCAGTGCGACGATGATGCCGATGGCGATGGGATCAAGAATGTCGAG gACAACTGCCGGCTCTTCCCCAACAAGGACCAGCAAAACTCAGATACAGATTCATTCGGGGATGCCTGTGACAACTGCCCCAACGTTCCCAACAATGACCAGAAGGACACGGATGGCAATGGGGAAGGGGATGCCTGTGACAACGACGTGGACGGGGACG GTATCCCCAACGGACTGGACAATTGCCCTAAAGTCCCCAACCCCCTGCAGACAGACAGGGATGAGGACGGGGTGGGAGATGCGTGTGACAGCTGCCCTGAAATGAGCAATCCCACTCAG ACAGACGCAGACAGCGACCTGGTGGGGGATGTCTGTGACACCAACGAGGACAG CGACGGGGATGGACATCAGGACACCAAGGACAACTGCCCACAGCTGCCAAACAGCTCCCAGCTGGACTCCGACAATGACGGCCTTGGAGATGAGTGTGACGGGGACGATGACAACGACGGGATCCCAGATTATGTGCCTCCTGGTCCCGACAACTGTCGCCTGGTTCCCAATCCCAATCAGAAGGACTCAGATG GCAATGGCGTTGGTGACGTGTGTGAGGATGACTTTGACAATGATGCGGTGGTTGACCCCCTGGACGTGTGTCCCGAAAGTGCGGAGGTGACCCTCACGGATTTTCGGGCCTATCAGACGGTTGTCCTGGATCCTGAGGGTGATGCCCAGATTGACCCAAACTGGGTGGTGCTCAACCAG GGCATGGAAATCGTTCAGACCATGAACAGTGACCCCGGCCTGGCCGTTG GATACACAGCCTTCAACGGTGTGGACTTCGAAGGCACCTTCCACGTGAACACGGTCACAGATGACGACTACGCAGGCTTTCTCTTCAGCTATCAGGACAGCGGCCGCTTCTACGTGGTCATGTGGAAGCAGACGGAGCAGACGTATTGGCAGGCCACCCCTTTCCGGGCGGTGGCTCAGCCCGGGCTGCAGCTCAAG GCAGTGACATCCGTGTCCGGCCCAGGTGAACATCTCCGGAATGCCCTGTGGCACACTGGCCACACCCCCGACCAGGTGCGACTGCTGTGGACTGACCCCCGGAACGTGGGCTGGCGGGACAAGACCTCCTACCGCTGGCAGCTACTGCACCGGCCTCAAGTCGGCTACATTCG GGTGAAGCTCTATGAGGGCCCTCAGCTGGTGGCAGACTCCGGGGTGATCATTGACACGGCCATGCGAGGGGGGCGCCTTGGCGTATTCTGCTTCTCCCAAGAAAACATCATTTGGTCCAATCTCCAGTATCGATGCAATG ACACCGTGCCCGAGGACTTCGAGCCATTCCGGAGGCAGCTGCTCCAGGGAAGAGCGTGA
- the THBS3 gene encoding thrombospondin-3 isoform X1 has translation METQELRGALALLLLCTFACASQDLQVIDLLTVGESRQMTAVAEKIRTALLTAGDIYLLSTFRLPPKQGGVLFGLYSRQDNTRWLEASVVGKINKVLVRYQREDGKVHAVNLQQAGLADGRTHTALLRLRGPSRPSLALQLYVDCKLGDQHAGLPGLAPIPPAEVDGLEIRTGQKAYLRMQGFVESMKMILGGSMARVGALSECPFQGDESIHRAVTNALHSILGEQTKALVTQLTLFNQILVELRDDIRDQVKEMSLIRNTIMECQVCGFHEQRSHCSPNPCFRGVDCMEVYEYPGYRCGPCPPGLQGNGTHCGDINECAHADPCFPGVSCINTMPGFRCEACPQGYKGTRVSGVGIDYARASKQVCQDIDECSDGNNGGCDPNSICTNTVGSFKCGPCRLGFVGNQSQGCVPARTCHSPAHSPCHVHAHCLFERNGAVSCSCNVGWAGNGNVCGTDTDIDGYPDQALPCMDNNKHCKQDNCLLTPNSGQEDADNDGVGDQCDDDADGDGIKNVEDNCRLFPNKDQQNSDTDSFGDACDNCPNVPNNDQKDTDGNGEGDACDNDVDGDGIPNGLDNCPKVPNPLQTDRDEDGVGDACDSCPEMSNPTQTDADSDLVGDVCDTNEDSDGDGHQDTKDNCPQLPNSSQLDSDNDGLGDECDGDDDNDGIPDYVPPGPDNCRLVPNPNQKDSDGNGVGDVCEDDFDNDAVVDPLDVCPESAEVTLTDFRAYQTVVLDPEGDAQIDPNWVVLNQGMEIVQTMNSDPGLAVGYTAFNGVDFEGTFHVNTVTDDDYAGFLFSYQDSGRFYVVMWKQTEQTYWQATPFRAVAQPGLQLKAVTSVSGPGEHLRNALWHTGHTPDQVRLLWTDPRNVGWRDKTSYRWQLLHRPQVGYIRVKLYEGPQLVADSGVIIDTAMRGGRLGVFCFSQENIIWSNLQYRCNDTVPEDFEPFRRQLLQGRA, from the exons TGATTGACCTGCTGACTGTGGGCGAGTCTCGGCAGATGACCGCTGTGGCAGAGAAGATCCGGACCGCCCTGCTCACTGCTGGAGACATCTACCTCTTGTCCACCTTCCGCCTGCCCCCCAAACAGGGTGGTGTCCTCTTTGGCCTCTACTCTCGGCAGGACAACACACGATGGCTGGAGGCCTCTGTTGTGGGCAAAATCAACAAAG TGCTGGTGCGGTACCAGCGGGAGGACGGCAAGGTCCACGCGGTGAACCTGCAGCAGGCGGGCCTGGCCGACGGGCGCACGCACACGGCTCTCCTGCGACTCCGAGGTCCCTCCCGACCCAGCCTCGCCCTGCAGCTCTACGTGGACTGCAAACTGGGTGACCAGCACGCCGGGCTCCCAGGGCTGGCCCCCATTCCTCCAGCGGAGGTGGATGGGCTGGAGATTAGGACCGGACAGAAGGCTTATTTGAGGATGCAG GGCTTTGTGGAGTCTATGAAAATGATTCTGGGCGGGTCCATGGCCCGGGTGGGAGCCCTGAGTGAGTGTCCGTTCCAGGGGGACGAGTCCATCCACAGAGCAG TGACCAACGCGCTCCATTCCATCCTGG GGGAGCAGACCAAGGCGCTGGTCACCCAGCTCACCCTCTTCAACCAGATCCTGGTGGAGCTGCGGGATGACATCCGAGACCAG GTGAAGGAAATGTCCCTGATCCGAAACACCATCATGGAGTGTCAGGTGTGCG GCTTCCACGAGCAGCGTTCGCACTGCAGCCCCAACCCCTGCTTCCGCGGCGTGGACTGCATGGAGGTGTACGAGTACCCCGGCTACCGCTGCGGGCCCTGCCCCCCCGGCCTGCAGGGAAATGGCACCCACTGCGGCGACATCAATGAG TGTGCCCACGCGGACCCTTGTTTTCCTGGCGTCAGCTGCATCAACACCATGCCCGGCTTCCGCTGTGAGGCCTGTCCCCAGGGCTACAAAGGCACGCGGGTGTCCGGTGTGGGTATTGACTACGCCCGCGCCAGCAAACAG GTCTGCCAGGACATCGACGAATGCAGTGACGGTAACAACGGTGGCTGCGACCCCAACTCCATCTGCACCAACACTGTG GGTTCCTTCAAGTGTGGTCCCTGTCGCCTGGGCTTCGTGGGCAACCAGAGCCAGGGCTGCGTCCCCGCCCGCACCTGCCACAGCCCAGCCCACAGCCCCTGCCACGTCCACGCGCACTGTCTCTTTGAACGCAACGGGGCCGTGTCCTGCTCG TGTAACGTGGGCTGGGCCGGGAACGGGAACGTGTGTGGGACCGACACGGACATCGACGGCTACCCGGACCAGGCCCTGCCCTGCATGGACAACAACAAACATTGCAAGCAG GACAATTGCCTTTTGACCCCCAACTCTGGCCAGGAAGATGCTGATAACGATGGCGTGGGGGACCAGTGCGACGATGATGCCGATGGCGATGGGATCAAGAATGTCGAG gACAACTGCCGGCTCTTCCCCAACAAGGACCAGCAAAACTCAGATACAGATTCATTCGGGGATGCCTGTGACAACTGCCCCAACGTTCCCAACAATGACCAGAAGGACACGGATGGCAATGGGGAAGGGGATGCCTGTGACAACGACGTGGACGGGGACG GTATCCCCAACGGACTGGACAATTGCCCTAAAGTCCCCAACCCCCTGCAGACAGACAGGGATGAGGACGGGGTGGGAGATGCGTGTGACAGCTGCCCTGAAATGAGCAATCCCACTCAG ACAGACGCAGACAGCGACCTGGTGGGGGATGTCTGTGACACCAACGAGGACAG CGACGGGGATGGACATCAGGACACCAAGGACAACTGCCCACAGCTGCCAAACAGCTCCCAGCTGGACTCCGACAATGACGGCCTTGGAGATGAGTGTGACGGGGACGATGACAACGACGGGATCCCAGATTATGTGCCTCCTGGTCCCGACAACTGTCGCCTGGTTCCCAATCCCAATCAGAAGGACTCAGATG GCAATGGCGTTGGTGACGTGTGTGAGGATGACTTTGACAATGATGCGGTGGTTGACCCCCTGGACGTGTGTCCCGAAAGTGCGGAGGTGACCCTCACGGATTTTCGGGCCTATCAGACGGTTGTCCTGGATCCTGAGGGTGATGCCCAGATTGACCCAAACTGGGTGGTGCTCAACCAG GGCATGGAAATCGTTCAGACCATGAACAGTGACCCCGGCCTGGCCGTTG GATACACAGCCTTCAACGGTGTGGACTTCGAAGGCACCTTCCACGTGAACACGGTCACAGATGACGACTACGCAGGCTTTCTCTTCAGCTATCAGGACAGCGGCCGCTTCTACGTGGTCATGTGGAAGCAGACGGAGCAGACGTATTGGCAGGCCACCCCTTTCCGGGCGGTGGCTCAGCCCGGGCTGCAGCTCAAG GCAGTGACATCCGTGTCCGGCCCAGGTGAACATCTCCGGAATGCCCTGTGGCACACTGGCCACACCCCCGACCAGGTGCGACTGCTGTGGACTGACCCCCGGAACGTGGGCTGGCGGGACAAGACCTCCTACCGCTGGCAGCTACTGCACCGGCCTCAAGTCGGCTACATTCG GGTGAAGCTCTATGAGGGCCCTCAGCTGGTGGCAGACTCCGGGGTGATCATTGACACGGCCATGCGAGGGGGGCGCCTTGGCGTATTCTGCTTCTCCCAAGAAAACATCATTTGGTCCAATCTCCAGTATCGATGCAATG ACACCGTGCCCGAGGACTTCGAGCCATTCCGGAGGCAGCTGCTCCAGGGAAGAGCGTGA